One stretch of Corynebacterium auriscanis DNA includes these proteins:
- a CDS encoding energy-coupling factor transporter transmembrane component T family protein, whose translation MILERIDPTTRLLALAVLTTPLLLSIDLTSATVALIGIILLAPLCGTGPVELISRGWPLLLLAPLTGLSMLLYGRAGGEVYVDAGLITITQNSVALAVAVTVRVLAVGLPAVILTRNLDPTRLGDGLAQLWKLPARFVIGSVAGVRMATLFQQDWAALERARRARGLGDGSRISRLPKQMFALLVLALRRGGKLATAMEARGFGATDANRNPLPRTWGRKATFGAWDIGVLLVCAALSVLALGMAVWTGDFRLLGVTGS comes from the coding sequence ATGATTCTGGAGCGCATAGACCCCACTACGCGGCTGCTCGCCCTGGCTGTCTTGACCACCCCGCTGCTTCTCAGCATCGATCTCACGTCCGCCACCGTCGCCTTGATCGGGATTATCCTGCTGGCGCCCCTGTGTGGCACCGGCCCTGTGGAATTGATCAGCAGAGGGTGGCCACTGCTCCTCCTGGCGCCCCTGACTGGCCTCAGTATGTTGCTGTACGGGCGCGCCGGGGGAGAAGTGTACGTGGATGCCGGCCTGATCACTATCACCCAGAATTCCGTCGCGCTGGCGGTTGCCGTGACCGTGCGCGTTCTTGCTGTTGGTCTGCCTGCGGTCATTCTCACCCGTAACTTGGACCCCACGCGTCTGGGCGATGGGTTGGCCCAATTGTGGAAACTACCCGCGCGTTTCGTCATTGGTTCCGTAGCGGGTGTGCGCATGGCCACCTTGTTCCAACAGGACTGGGCTGCCCTCGAACGGGCCCGGCGCGCCCGCGGCTTGGGTGATGGTTCGCGGATCTCACGGCTTCCCAAGCAGATGTTTGCCCTTTTGGTGTTGGCACTTCGTCGAGGTGGCAAGCTGGCCACAGCGATGGAGGCGCGCGGTTTTGGGGCTACCGACGCCAACCGCAATCCCCTGCCTCGAACGTGGGGAAGGAAGGCGACATTCGGGGCGTGGGACATTGGGGTGCTGCTGGTGTGCGCTGCCCTCAGCGTCCTGGCACTGGGGATGGCCGTGTGGACTGGCGATTTCCGCCTGCTGGGTGTGACGGGAAGCTAA